In one Colletotrichum destructivum chromosome 2, complete sequence genomic region, the following are encoded:
- a CDS encoding Putative DNA methylase, N-6 adenine-specific, with protein sequence MLPTPDTSHVPFERVYEPAEDSYLLLDTLSAPSETQFLTSRFGTTTPPSSSSPLPTPAAPLVVEIGTGSGVVVAFITAHALTLFGTPHVLTSGVDLNGHACKATNSTVLRARTENLATSSQSWLGAAMGDLTAPLKEGSVDVLVFNPPYVPSPELPAQTSGALVADGERKTTFDEDSYLLSLSYAGGQDGMETTDRLIEALPGVLSQRGCAYILLCAQNKPEEVKARIERLGGGWRAITVGESGKKAGWEKLQIVRVWRDGQHEP encoded by the coding sequence ATGCTACCCACGCCAGACACTTCCCACGTCCCCTTCGAGCGGGTCTACGAGCCGGCGGAGGACTCGTATCTCCTCCTGGACACCCTCTCCGCCCCCTCGGAGACCCAATTCCTCACCTCGCGCTtcggcaccaccacccctccctcgtcctcgtcgcctttgCCGACCCCTGCAGCGCCCCTCGTTGTCGAGATCGGCACCGGCTCCGGCGTCGTAGTGGCCTTCATCACCGCCCACGCCCTCACCCTCTTCGGCACCCCCCACGTCCTTACCTCGGGCGTCGACCTCAACGGGCACGCCTGCAAGGCCACAAACTCCACCGTCCTCCGCGCGCGTACCGAGAacctggccacctcgtcgCAATCGtggctcggcgccgccatgggCGACCTCACGGCCCCGCTGAAGGAGGGCAGCGTCGACGTGCTGGTCTTCAACCCGCCTTACGTTCCCTCGCCGGAGCTCCCCGCGCAGACGTCCGGCGCGTTggtcgcggacggcgagaggaagacgaccTTTGACGAGGACTCGTACCTGCTCTCGTTGTCGTATGCTGGCGGGCAGGACGGGATGGAGACGACGGACCGGCTCATCGAAGCGCTGCCAGGGGTACTGTCGCAGAGGGGGTGTGCGTACATCCTGCTCTGTGCGCAGAACAAGCCggaggaggtcaaggcccGCATTGAGCGGCttggggggggatggagggcCATCACGGTGGGGGAGAGCGGTAAGAAGGCCGGATGGGAGAAGTTGCAAATCGTCAGGGTGTGGAGAGATGGGCAGCATGAGCCGTAG
- a CDS encoding Putative tyrosinase copper-binding domain, di-copper centre-containing domain superfamily — MKTLTPWQQVLYRLVQLIASWFPDPAERSIYQDAAIDFRIPYWDWATPPPPGEMVYLSEFAEPGIQVYGPRGWQFIANPLHSYKFRPLDPEVFSEGDFPRWTETMRAPFETSDNQSIAHAVEHARPALQQRLYTLLSNYKDYGPFSNKYWGIATNQSQYDSIESLHDAMHVLVGNRGHLFYIQYSAFDPVFFLHHTMADRIVAMWQVLYPMSWVSAQVAAEHSFTMPPGYAQDAFTELKPFYADVNGTFWNSAMARDTSAFGYSYAETSASPGSNLAENQARLIATINRLYGPSSSSHPARKRRRTATGRDPGARDQVTKGTISSKKVMDFSHDVDFVSKVVTEATMYTEWVANVHVQNGALNGSFTVHFFLGEVPEDTTSWLAAPNLVGSMPVFAMKNMGSGNHISGTVPLTSALMHLVLAEVISGLDSKETEPYLEENLRVRVIGEDGAEIPVDTINSLHIQVASSHVRAARSEWELPSWGTVVERFVMRHG, encoded by the exons atgaagacgttGACACCTTGGCAGCAAGTTCTCTATCGGCTCGTTCAGCTGATCGCCTCGTGGTTCCCAGATCCCGCGGAACGTTCCATTTACCAAGATGCTGCAATTGACTTCCGCATTCCGTACTGGGACTGGGCcacaccgccgccacctggAGAGATGGTCTACTTATCGGAGTTCGCAGAGCCGGGGATCCAAGTGTACGGCCCCAGAGGATGGCAGTTCATCGCGAACCCGCTGCATAGTTACAAATTCCGGCCGCTTGACCCAGAAGTATTTTCCGAAGGCGAT TTTCCGCGTTGGACAGAGACGATGCGAGCGCCCTTCGAGACATCAGACAACCAGAGCATTGCGCACGCAGTCGAGCATGCCAGACCAGCGCTTCAGCAACGTCTCTACACGCTCTTATCGAACTATAAGGACTATGGACCCTTCAGCAACAAGTACTGGGGCATAGCAACAAATCAGTCTCAATACGACTCCATAGAGTCACTCCACGACGCCATGCATGTTCTGGTTGGTAACCGCGGCCATCTCTTCTATATCCAGTACTCGGCGTTCGATCCCGTCTTCTTTCTGCACCATACTATGGCCGACAGAATTGTTGCGATGTGGCAAGTCCTGTACCCAATGTCTTGGGTGTCCGCTCAAGTCGCCGCGGAACACTCTTTCACGATGCCACCAGGATACGCCCAAGACGCGTTTACAGAACTCAAGCCATTCTATGCAGACGTCAACGGCACTTTCTGGAATTCAGCAATGGCAAGGGACACCTCGGCCTTCGGGTACTCGTACGCCGAGACTAGCGCCAGCCCAGGGAGTAACCTGGCCGAGAACCAGGCGCGTCTCATAGCAACCATCAACCGGCTCTATGGGCCTTCCAGCTCCTCTCACCCAGCccggaagagaaggagaacgGCAACAGGAAGAGATCCGGGCGCCCGTGACCAGGTTACAAAAGGGACGATTTCCAGCAAGAAGGTGATGGATTTTTCCCACGACGTAGACTTCGTTTCCAAAGTAGTTACGGAAGCCACCATGTACACCGAATGGGTTGCCAACGTACACGTCCAGAATGGGGCGCTGAACGGCTCGTTTACCGTTCATTTCTTTCTTGGCGAAGTGCCCGAAGACACAACTTCCTGGTTGGCTGCACCAAATTTGGTGGGATCGATGCCAGTATTCGCAATGAAAAACATGGGTTCGGGTAACCATATTTCGGGGACTGTCCCTCTGACGTCTGCTTTAATGCATTTGGTGTTGGCAGAAGTCATCTCCGGGCTTGATTCCAAGGAGACCGAGCCTTACCTTGAGGAGAACCTCAGAGTCCGCGTCATCGGAGAAGATGGAGCGGAGATACCCGTGGACACCATCAACAGCTTACACATTCAAGTCGCAAGCTCACATGTTCGGGCAGCCAGGAGCGAATGGGAGCTTCCAAGTTGGGGTACCGTAGTGGAGAGGTTCGTGATGCGCCACGGTTGA
- a CDS encoding Putative like-Sm (LSM) domain containing protein, LSm4/SmD1/SmD3 gives MKLVRFLMKCANETVTIELKNGTIVHGTITSVSPQMNTALRTVKMTPKGQDAVSLDTMNIRGSTIRYFILPDSLPLDTLLIDDAPKPKNKARKEADRGTGGRGGRGGPRGRGRGGGRGRGRGRG, from the exons atgaAGCTCGTTAG ATTTTTGATGAAGTGCGCGAACGAGACGGTGACAATCGAGCTCAAAAATG GCACCATCGTCCATGGCACCATCACATCGGTTTCGCCGCAGATGAACACAGCACTGCGCACTGTTAAGATGACGCCCAAGGGCCAGGACGCCGTCTCGCTTGACACGATGAACATTCGCGGCTCGACGATCCGATACTTTATCCTGCCCGACTCGCTGCCGCTAGACACCCTACTCATCGACGACGCGCCGAAACCCAAGAATAAGGCGCGCAAGGAAGCAGACCGCGGTAccggcgggcgcggcggcagaggcggccccagaggaaggggaaggggcggcggtcgcggtcgcggtcgcggaCGGGGTTAA
- a CDS encoding Putative DNA-directed RNA polymerase, subunit 2, hybrid-binding domain, RNA polymerase, beta subunit yields the protein MAPSATNTEWDHQYNTLRRENLFRNPPKDHTAYPALQEAVSPHIDSFNALFRTDGKSLLARGLEDIGTKTYFDGDDRAGLEGKNRLSIRIKGVSLQKSQLPPSNKFARNREILPAECRERHCTYRGRLSATFEYRINNGDPKEFVRELGQVPIMVKSNRCHLEGNSPAQLVQRKEESEELGGYFIVNGIEKIIRMLQVNRRNFPMAINRPSFQNRGQGYTPYGIILRSVRPDETSQTNVLHYLSDGNMTFRFSWRKNEYLVPVMMILKALVETNDREIFEGLIGLSGSKSAKNTFLTDRVELLLRTYKSYGLYSKTETRAYLGEKFRVVLGVPDTMSNYDVGTEFLRKIVLVHLGNINVTEKEDNDKFRMLLFMIRKLYALVAGDCSVDNPDAVQNQEVLLGGFLYGMILKERLEEFLTTAVRLSLREWTRKHPATPFTSQDFAKEFPANIFRHANENIGNGLEYFLSTGNLTSPSGLDLQQTAGFTVVAEKLNFLRFLSHFRMIHRGAFFAELKTTTVRKLLPESWGFMCPVHTPDGSPCGLLNHLAHKCKIMTEAVDASKIPGLVAELGAVETSSAATDESVVVMLDGRIVGFCTPRESLRIADTLRYWKVEGTHGVPLQLEVGYVPPSNGGSYPGIYLASAPARMVRPVKYLPLDKEDFVGPHEQPYMSIAVVENEIVSGESTHVEVTPTNMLSILANMTPFSDFNQSPRNMYQCQMGKQTMGTPATALRYRTDNKMYRLQSGQTPVVRSPLHNTYGFDNFPNGFNAVVAVISYTGYDMDDAMILNKSAHERGFGHGTIYKTKKITLKDESRTRAVKNISKLFGFAPGGFVKGHYRGQLDEDGLPYVGRLVQEGDVLCAWHTVSADYSGKLINLDGQTHYEKYKESETAFVEEVRVIGSETGNEPAQTISIKLRVPRSPVIGDKFSSRHGQKGVASQKWPAVDMPFSESGMQPDVIINPHAFPSRMTIGMFVESLAGKAGALHGLAQDSTPFKFNEENTAADYFGHQLMKAGYNYHGNEPMYSGITGEELAADIYVGVVYYQRLRHMVNDKYQVRTTGPVVPTTGQPIKGRKRGGGIRVGEMERDALLAHGTAFLLQDRLLNCSDYTRSWICRTCGSFLSVQPTVSPFVGKKKQVTTVRCRNCATQLDAGDAESAANVEGEIWEDGQGNQWVGGENTTLVVVPGALKFLDVELAAMGVKLKYRIDSRDAPRKGPLKPMSSLP from the exons ATGGCCCCTTCGGCGACCAATACCGAGTGGGATCACCAATACAACACCCTCCGCCGCGAGAACCTTTTCCGCAACCCCCCAAAAGATCATACGGCCTACCCTGCCCTCCAAGAGGCCGTCAGCCCTCACATCGACTCGTTCAATGCCCTGTTCAGAACCGACGGCAAGAGCCTCCTCGCTCGTGGCCTAGAGGATATCGGCACCAAGACCTActtcgacggcgacgacaggGCTGGCCTCGAAGGCAAGAACCGCCTGTCCATTCGCATCAAGGGCGTGTCACTGCAGAAGTCCCAACTGCCCCCCTCCAACAAGTTTGCCAGGAATCGGGAAATCTTGCCTGCCGAATGCAGAGAGCGCCACTGCACGTACCGAGGAAGACTCTCCGCTACCTTCGAGTACAGAATCAACAATGGCGATCCCAAGGAATTCGTTCGCGAGCTTGGTCAAGTGCCCATCATGGTCAAG TCCAACAGATGCCACCTGGAGGGCAACTCGCCAGCGCAGTTGGTACAGAGAAAAGAGGAATCCGAGGAACTTGGAGGCTATTTCATCGTCAACGGTATCGAAAAAATTATTCGGATGCTGCAAGTCAACCGCAGGAACTTCCCCATGGCGATCAACCGACCAAGTTTTCAAAATCGTGGCCAAGGCTACACCCCCTACGGTATCATTCTCCGATCCGTTCGACCTGATGAGACATCTCAGACCAACGTCTTGCACTACTTGAGCGACGGCAACATGACTTTCCGCTTTTCCTGGAGAAAGAATGAGTATCTTGTGCCGGTCATGATGATCCTGAAGGCGCTGGTGGAGACAAACGACCGCGAAATCTTTGAGGGTCTCATCGGTCTGTCCGGATCCAAGTCGGCCAAGAACACCTTCTTGACGGATCGTGTTGAGCTGCTTCTCCGGACATACAAATCTTACGGTCTGTACAGCAAAACCGAGACAAGAGCTTACCTCGGTGAGAAGTTCCGCGTGGTGTTGGGCGTGCCAGACACCATGTCCAACTACGATGTTGGTACAGAGTTCCTGCGCAAGATCGTTCTTGTCCACCTTGGCAATATTAATGTCACCGAAAAGGAGGATAACGACAAGTTCCGGATGCTTCTTTTCATGATCAGGAAGCTGTATGCTCTTGTGGCTGGCGATTGCTCAGTCGACAACCCTGATGCCGTCCAGAACCAGGAGGTACTTCTGGGTGGTTTCCTCTACGGTATGATATTGAAGGAGCGCTTGGAAGAGTTCCTGACCACTGCTGTCCGTCTGTCATTGCGAGAATGGACCAGAAAACACCCTGCTACGCCCTTCACATCACAGGACTTTGCCAAGGAGTTCCCTGCCAACATCTTTAGGCACGCCAACGAGAACATCGGAAACGGACTGGAATACTTTCTCTCCACTGGTAACCTTACCAGTCCATCTGGTCTCGACCTACAGCAAACTGCCGGTTTTACGGTTGTCGCGGAAAAGCTCAATTTCCTTCGTTTCCTTAGTCATTTCCGAATGATCCACAGGGGTGCCTTTTTCGCCGAGCTGAAGACGACAACGGTCAGAAAGCTTCTGCCCGAGTCCTGGGGCTTCATGTGCCCGGTACACACTCCTGATGGTTCTCCCTGTGGTTTGCTAAACCATCTGGCCCACAAGTGCAAAATCATGACGGAAGCCGTCGATGCATCCAAGATTCCCGGTCTCGTTGCGGAGCTAGGTGCCGTGGAGACGTCTTCCGCTGCAACGGATGAGAGCGTCGTCGTTATGCTTGACGGCAGAATCGTTGGCTTCTGTACACCTCGCGAGTCTCTTAGAATTGCAGATACTCTCCGCTACTGGAAGGTTGAGGGCACCCACGGTGTACCTTTGCAACTCGAGGTTGGATATGTCCCTCCTTCCAACGGCGGATCTTACCCTGGTATCTATCTGGCGTCTGCCCCGGCGCGTATGGTCAGACCTGTCAAATATCTTCccctcgacaaggaggaTTTCGTCGGTCCTCACGAGCAGCCTTACATGTCCATTGCCGTCGTGGAGAATGAGATTGTGTCCGGAGAGTCAACCCACGTGGAGGTCACACCCACGAACATGCTTTCCATTCTGGCCAACATGACACCTTTCTCAGATTTCAACCAGTCCCCCAGAAACATGTACCAGTGTCAGATGGGTAAGCAAACTATGGGAACACCGGCAACTGCCCTGCGGTATCGAACAGACAACAAGATGTACCGCTTGCAGAGCGGCCAGACGCCCGTTGTACGATCGCCTCTACACAACACGTACGGATTCGACAACTTCCCCAACGGGTTTAACGCTGTTGTGGCGGTTATCTCGTACACCGGTTacgacatggacgacgccatGATTCTCAATAAGTCGGCGCACGAGAGAGGATTCGGACACGGTACCATTTACAAGACAAAGAAGATCACTCTCAAGGACGAGTCAAGGACCCGAGCCGTCAAGAACATTTCCAAGCTGTTTGGCTTTGCCCCTGGCGGCTTTGTCAAGGGGCACTACCGCGgtcagctcgacgaggacggtcTGCCCTATGTTGGCCGACTGGTCCAGGAAGGAGATGTCCTCTGCGCGTGGCACACGGTTTCAGCCGACTACAGCGGCAAActcatcaacctcgacggccagACGCACTACGAGAAGTACAAGGAATCCGAGACGGCtttcgtcgaggaggtgcGTGTGATTGGCAGTGAGACGGGCAACGAACCTGCCCAGACGATCTCCATCAAGCTCAGAGTTCCTCGATCGCCCGTCATTGGTGACAAGTTCTCTTCCCGTCACGGACAGAAGGGTGTTGCCTCCCAGAAGTGGCCGGCCGTCGACATGCCCTTCTCCGAGTCCGGCATGCAGCCCGATGTCATCATCAACCCTCACGCTTTCCCGTCCCGTATGACCATTGGCATGTTCGTCGAGTCACTTGCTGGAAAGGCGGGCGCTCTTCATGGACTGGCGCAAGATTCGACGCCGTTCAAGTTCAATGAAGAGAACACTGCTGCCGACTACTTTGGCCACCAGCTGATGAAGGCTGGATACAATTACCACGGCAACGAGCCCATGTACTCCGGTATCACTGGAGAAGAACTGGCGGCTGACATTTACGTCGGCGTTGTTTACTATCAGCGTCTGCGTCACATGGTCAACGACAAGTACCAGGTGCGAACGACCGGACCAGTTGTCCCTACGACTGGGCAACCCATCAAAGGTAGAAAGCGCGGTGGTGGTATCCGTGTGGGTGAAATGGAGCGTGATGCGCTGCTTGCTCACGGCACGGCCTTCCTGCTGCAGGATCGTCTGCTCAACTGCTCCGATTACACACGATCCTGGATCTGCCGAACCTGTGGCTCGTTCCTCTCGGTTCAGCCGACGGTCTCGCCTTTTGTgggtaagaagaagcaggtaACGACAGTCCGCTGCAGAAACTGCGCAACCCAgctcgatgccggcgacgcggaGAGCGCCGCCAATGTAGAAGGGGAGATTTGGGAGGATGGACAGGGCAACCAATGGGTTGGAGGCGAGAACACCACGCTTGTTGTCGTTCCGGGTGCACTCAAGTTTTTGGATGTAGAATTGGCGGCTATGGGTGTCAAGCTGAAGTATCGCATCGACTCTCGCGATGCGCCTCGTAAGGGCCCCTTGAAGCCCATGTCATCATTACCGTAG
- a CDS encoding Putative alpha glucuronidase, glycosyl hydrolase family 67, glycoside hydrolase superfamily: MWKLLFLASLGLVTAEDGLDGWLRYARLPDCKSAGATDSLPSVVVGLNVTEKGPISSALSELTKGYEGIFGKELSVGEDACTGSSVVVATVGDYIAACGGDDVVTDLVEDGFWLSVKGDGVRILGQNERGALYGAFEYLSLLAQGNFTETTYTTNPSAPIRWANQWDNMDGTGTHGSIERGYGGVSIFFENLKVVTDMTRVSQYGRLLASARLNGIIVNNVNANPILLSPENMDGLKRIADAFRPWGVQVGISLNFASPQTYGKLPTFDPLDDTVIAWWGNITDELYARIPDMAGYLVKANSEGQPGPLTYNRTLADGANLFARELKNHGSKKGIVMFRAFVYDHLTLNQSDWHADRANAQVEFFKHLDGQFDDNVIVQIKYGAIDFQVREPVSPLFANLKETNMAIELQISQEYLGQQDHLVYLPPLWKTILDFDLRIDGQPSPVRDVLSGKRLNRPLGGYAGVINVGANSTWLGSHLAMSNLYAYGRLAWNPTDDVVAIVQDWSRLTFGLNRKVVDTITNMSMESWPAYENYSGNLGIQTLTDILYAHYGPSPRSQDGNSWGQWTRADGDSIGMDRTVKNGTGNAGHYPPEVAAMYEEIETTPDDLLLWFHHVPYTHVLKSGKTVIQHFYDAHYEGSATAQTFVPQWESLKGLVDEERYEHVLFKLQYQAGHSLVWRDSINNFYWNKSAIPDEAGRVGHYKYRIEAEHMDLEGYRIVDVDPFEAASGYKAIVTSSNTTAGTASAVVAFETGTYTLAINYFDVIRGKCSYVAYINDEVVGRWRGNSEEKLGHWPSEFLDGHSAIRVNFPGVKVTKGDRLKIVGTPDGPEVAPLDYVSFLPDGIID; this comes from the exons ATGTGGAagcttcttttccttgcctccctcggcctcgtcaccgccgaggacggtCTCGACGGTTGGTTGCGTTACGCCAGACTACCAGACTGCAagtccgccggcgccaccgaTTCCCTgccctccgtcgtcgtcggtctcaATGTCACGGAAAAGGGCCCAATCTCTTCTGCACTGTCCGAGTTGACAAAGGGCTACGAGGGCATCTTCGGCAAAGAGCTCTCTGTCGGTGAGGACGCCTGCACTGGCTCTTCTGTCGTCGTTGCTACTGTGGGAGACTACATAGCAGCTTGTGggggcgacgatgtcgtGACCGACCTCGTTGAGGATGGTTTTTGGTTGAGTGTCAAAGGTGACGGTGTCAGGATTCTGGGCCAGAATGAGAGGGGTGCTCTCTACGGTGCCTTCGAGTACCTGAGCTTGTTGGCGCAGGGCAACTTTACCGAGACTACCTACACAACCAACCCTTCTGCCCCCATTCGATGGGCAAACCAATGGGATAACATGGACGGCACAGGTACTCACGGAAGCATTGAGCGCGGT TACGGAGGtgtctccatcttcttcgagaaCCTCAAAGTCGTCACCGACATGACCCGCGTCTCCCAGTACGGCCGTCTGCTGGCCTCAGCCCGCCTCAACGGAATCATTGTCAATAATGTCAACGCCAACCCCATCCTTCTCTCACCGGAGAACATGGACGGGCTGAAGAGAATCGCCGACGCCTTCCGGCCCTGGGGTGTTCAGGTCGGCATCTCCCTCAACTTCGCCTCGCCCCAGACCTACGGCAAGCTGCCCACGTTCgaccccctcgacgacaccGTCATTGCCTGGTGGGGCAACATCACGGATGAGCTCTACGCTCGTATCCCCGACATGGCGGGATACCTTGTCAAGGCCAATTCCGAAGGCCAGCCGGGGCCCCTGACATACAACCGGActctcgccgacggcgccaaccTCTTTGCCAGAGAGTTGAAGAACCATGGCTCCAAGAAGGGCATCGTCATGTTCAGGGCTTTTGTCTATGACCACCTCACTCTGAACCAGTCCGACTGGCACGCCGATCGCGCCAATGCCCAAGTTGAGTTCTTCAAgcacctcgacggccagTTTGACGACAATGTCATCGTCCAGATCAAGTACGGCGCCATTGACTTCCAGGTCCGGGAGCCTGTATCGCCCCTGTTCGCCAACCTCAAGGAGACCAACATGGCCATTGAACTGCAGATTTCCCAGGAGTacctcggccagcaggaCCATTTGGTCTACCTGCCGCCTCTCTGGAAGACCATACTTGACTTTGACCTGCGAATTGACGGCCAGCCTTCTCCCGTTCGCGATGTCCTATCCGGAAAGCGCCTCAACAGGCCGCTTGGTGGCTACGCTGGCGTCATCAACGTCGGCGCCAACTCGACCTGGCTCGGAAGTCATCTCGCCATGTCAAACCTCTACGCCTACGGCAGACTGGCGTGGAACCccaccgacgacgtcgtcgccatcgtccaaGACTGGTCACGTCTGACCTTTGGCCTCAACCGCAAGGTCGTCGATACCATCACCAACATGTCCATGGAGAGTTGGCCCGCCTACGAGAACTATAGCGGCAACCTTGGCATCCAGACATTGACCGACATTCTCTACGCCCACTACGGTCCCAG CCCGAGGAGTCAGGACGGCAATAGCTGGGGTCAGTGGACCcgtgccgacggcgacagcatcGGCATGGACCGCACCGTGAAGAACGGCACCGGCAATGCAGGACACTACCCTCCAGAGGTGGCGGCCATGTACGAGGAGATTGAGACGACccccgacgacctcctcctctggTTCCACCACGTGCCCTACACGCACGTGCTGAAGAGCGGCAAGACCGTCATCCAGCACTTCTACGACGCGCACTATGAAgggtcggcgacggcccagACATTCGTGCCGCAGTGGGAGTCCCTCAAGGgcctcgttgacgaggagCGCTACGAGCACGTGCTCTTCAAGCTGCAGTACCAGGCCGGCCACTCGCTCGTCTGGCGCGACTCCATCAACAACTTTTACTGGAACAAGTCGGCCATCCCCGACGAGGCGGGCCGCGTGGGCCACTACAAGTACCGCATTGAGGCCGAGCACATGGACCTCGAGGGGTACAGGAttgtcgacgtcgaccccTTCGAGGCGGCATCTGGGTACAAGGCCATCGTGACGAGCTCCAACACGACCGCGGgaacggcctcggccgtcgtaGCTTTCGAGACGGGCACGTACACCCTAGCCATCAACTATTTTGACGTCATCCGCGGCAAGTGCTCTTACGTCGCGTACATcaacgacgaggtcgtcggccgGTGGAGGGGAAACAGCGAAGAGAAGCTGGGCCACTGGCCGTCCGAGTTCTTGGACGGACACTCGGCCATCCGCGTCAACTTTCCCGGCGTCAAAGTCACCAAAGGTGACAGGTTGAAAATTGTCGGGACACCTGACGGCCCCGAGGTGGCGCCCCTGGACTATGTCAGCTTCTTGCCCGACGGTATCATTGATTAA
- a CDS encoding Putative glycosyl transferase, family 17 — protein sequence MVLQWHVGSPVLLKAVLVVGVCLVLYISQHPALDRFDHRISGLDLSLNLPKGGLSFDNNKSDHTGFYSSEAASQFCKHHGYPVFAPQTASGRRKVYDLFMVNTELDWMEIRLNATFNYVDYFIIVESPKTFTGRPKPLTIKENWERFKPYHDKLIYHELEFPPTFSPRRSWDYEDLQRNAMYTQVFPKLTGRRSPAYGDVILVADVDEIARPETLLVLRTCRFPRRLTLRSRFYYYSFQFLHTGPEWEHPQATFYQGSRTLLPANLRMGDGGFKPLNELEKSDLGNACWHCSSCFATVEEFLTKMASFSHEWMNGEKFRDRDRIADAIRSGKDLWGRDVDQFVRLDNNTDMPSILLEEPDRFGYMVNRDGPSAGFTDYP from the coding sequence ATGGTCTTACAGTGGCACGTTGGATCGCCAGTTCTGCTGAAAGCCGTGCTGGTGGTGGGAGTATGCCTTGTTCTCTATATCAGCCAGCATCCCGCTCTTGACAGGTTTGACCATCGAATTTCGGGCCTTGATCTGTCTCTGAACCTCCCCAAGGGCGGACTGAGTTTTGATAACAACAAGAGCGACCACACTGGCTTTTACTCCTCCGAAGCCGCCAGCCAGTTTTGCAAACACCATGGATACCCCGTCTTCGCCCCCCAGACAGCATCTGGCCGGCGAAAAGTTTACGATCTCTTCATGGTGAATACGGAGCTCGACTGGATGGAGATTCGTCTCAACGCCACATTCAACTACGTTGATTacttcatcatcgtcgagtCTCCCAAGACTTTTACCGGAAGGCCCAAACCACTTACTATCAAGGAGAACTGGGAGCGATTCAAGCCGTACCACGACAAACTCATATATCACGAGCTCGAGTTTCCCCCAACCTTCAGCCCGAGGAGGTCATGGGACTACGAGGACCTGCAGCGCAACGCCATGTACACACAAGTCTTCCCCAAGCTCACCGGCAGGCGAAGCCCGGCATACGGGGACGTCATCCTTGTAgcggacgtcgacgagattgCCCGGCCCGAAACACTGCTCGTGCTGAGGACGTGCCGGTTCCCACGACGCCTCACGCTGCGGAGCCGTTTCTACTATTACAGCTTCCAGTTTCTACACACGGGGCCCGAATGGGAACACCCGCAGGCGACCTTCTACCAGGGCTCACGAACGCTCCTGCCGGCGAACCTCCGGATGGGCGACGGCGGATTTAAACCGCTCAATGAGCTCGAGAAGTCGGATCTCGGGAACGCGTGCTGGCACTGCTCGAGCTGCTTCGCAACCGTCGAAGAGTTCCTCACCAAAATGGCGTCCTTCTCGCACGAGTGGATGAACGGCGAGAAGTTCCGCGACAGAGACCGGATTGCGGACGCCATCAGGAGCGGCAAGGATCTCTGGGGCCGCGACGTTGATCAATTTGTGCGGCTGGACAACAACACGGATATGCCAAGCATCTTGCTCGAGGAGCCAGACAGGTTCGGCTACATGGTGAATCGGGACGGGCCTTCGGCTGGGTTCACCGACTATCCATGA
- a CDS encoding Putative small GTP-binding protein, with translation MAGLFRKVYDWLLRTFWATEMDVTMIGLQNAGKTSLLRVLAGGEFTIDSIPTVGFNMKRVQRGHVTLKCWDIGGQPRFRTMWERYCRGVNAIVFIVDIADVDLLQQAREELHALMGQASLREIPLLVLGNKSDLPQRLSVDELIDALDLKSIGHREVCCYGISAKEETNLDAVLQWLMKWANK, from the exons ATGGCGGGGCTGTTCCGGAAGGTGTACGATTGGCTGTTGAGGACGTTTTG GGCGACCGAGATGGATGTGACGATGATAGGCCTGCAGAATGCGGGCAAAACCTCCCTACTTCGAGTCCTCGCA GGCGGCGAGTTCACGATCGA CTCGATCCCGACGGTCGGATTCAACATGAAGCGGGTGCAACGAGGACACGTTACACTGAAGTGTTGGGATATCGGGGGCCAGCCCAGGTTTCGAACGATGTGGGAGAGATACTGCCGTGGCGTAAACGCCATTGTCTTCATCGTCGATATTGCCGATGTGGATTTGTTGCAGCAGGCCCGCGAAGAACTCCATGCCCTTATGGGCCAAGCTTCGTTAAGAGAGATTCCGCTTCTTGTGTTGGGAAACAAGTCGGACCTCCCGCAGAGGTTATCGGTCGATGAGTTGATTGATGCGCTTGACCTCAAGTCCATAGGCCACCGCGAAGTCTGTTGCTACGGCATCAGCGCTAAGGAGGAGACGAACTTGGATGCTGTCCTTCAGTGGCTCATGAAGTGGGCGAACAAATGA